In Treponema denticola, one genomic interval encodes:
- the hemW gene encoding radical SAM family heme chaperone HemW, with protein MNSGLYIHIPFCVQKCSYCDFFSVKAGQFNNILGCKGISPFARRLVTDIHIQAKKYGIEEWDSVYIGGGTPSLLSPDDIYFISSQILKDQKNPPKEFSIEINPEDLSRDFLSAAVKGGINRISVGVQSLSDEVLKACNRRGCRQKTLFALELLRQEKNILLSCDLIAGLKNQTSGIIKDDIKTLLKFIPEHFSLYALCSNTKISSEKDDEIAALWLYGKDILEKNSYTKYEVSNFSYKNSYKSIHNEKYWRLQNYIGIGPGAFSSIFFDRTENLPAHAIRFSAIKNIHKWLSCENRDEVYEYETIDEKEFIEETFMMGLRLKDGLDRKFFKLRFGKDISAFIEKIMFKYRDYAVLTAEKFYLTDKGFLYLNLFLQDIFQQIDSFFV; from the coding sequence ATGAATTCAGGCTTATATATTCATATTCCTTTTTGTGTACAAAAATGTTCTTATTGCGATTTTTTTTCGGTTAAAGCTGGACAGTTTAACAATATTTTAGGCTGTAAAGGTATAAGTCCCTTTGCACGAAGACTGGTTACCGATATACATATTCAAGCAAAAAAATATGGAATAGAAGAGTGGGATTCGGTATATATAGGAGGCGGTACACCATCTCTTTTATCCCCGGATGATATTTATTTTATCTCCTCTCAAATTTTAAAAGATCAAAAAAATCCTCCTAAAGAGTTTTCAATTGAAATTAACCCTGAAGATTTAAGCCGAGACTTTTTATCTGCTGCCGTAAAAGGCGGTATTAACCGTATTTCTGTGGGTGTTCAGTCTTTATCTGATGAGGTATTAAAAGCATGTAATCGGAGGGGATGTAGACAAAAAACTCTTTTTGCTCTTGAGCTTTTGAGGCAAGAAAAAAATATTCTTTTGTCATGTGATTTGATTGCAGGCTTAAAGAATCAAACTTCAGGTATTATTAAAGACGATATAAAAACTTTATTAAAGTTTATACCCGAGCATTTTTCTTTATATGCTCTTTGTTCAAATACAAAGATTAGTTCCGAAAAAGATGATGAGATTGCTGCTCTATGGCTTTATGGAAAGGATATTTTGGAGAAAAATAGCTATACTAAATATGAAGTGTCTAATTTTTCATACAAAAATTCATATAAAAGTATACATAATGAGAAATATTGGAGGTTGCAAAATTATATAGGTATAGGTCCGGGTGCTTTTAGCTCAATTTTTTTCGATAGAACTGAAAATCTACCTGCTCATGCTATCAGATTTTCTGCCATTAAAAATATTCATAAGTGGCTTTCTTGTGAAAATAGGGATGAAGTGTATGAATACGAAACTATAGATGAAAAAGAATTTATAGAAGAAACTTTTATGATGGGTTTAAGATTAAAGGATGGATTAGATCGGAAGTTTTTTAAATTAAGATTTGGAAAAGATATCAGCGCCTTTATTGAAAAAATAATGTTCAAATACAGGGATTATGCAGTTTTGACGGCTGAAAAATTTTACTTAACTGATAAAGGTTTTCTTTATTTGAATTTATTTTTACAGGATATTTTTCAGCAAATCGACTCTTTTTTTGTGTAA
- the lepB gene encoding signal peptidase I, producing the protein MTAKYRSYSYTEKREYRNKVIFIAFLFIFAFCTYTLITSYLVKTYRLQTNTMLPGISKGDMVLSTPIYNPYSAKRGDLVIIDGSYSDSKSFFKNAANSIIGFITFQLFQPFESQNSGLYSIRRIVGLPGDTVYMENFVVHIKTKDSEHFLTEFELAQKNYDIEIKELPKNWDSSIPFSGSYPKTVLKENEYFVLCDNRIITDDSRLWGAVDGDKKICGKIIFKYWPINKFKID; encoded by the coding sequence ATGACGGCAAAGTATCGAAGTTATTCATATACGGAAAAAAGAGAGTACAGGAACAAGGTTATTTTTATTGCTTTTTTGTTTATTTTTGCTTTTTGTACTTATACATTAATAACATCTTATTTGGTAAAAACTTATCGACTGCAAACCAATACTATGCTTCCGGGAATTTCAAAAGGAGATATGGTTTTGTCTACACCTATTTATAATCCTTATTCTGCAAAAAGAGGGGATTTGGTAATTATTGACGGATCCTATTCTGATTCAAAGTCGTTTTTTAAAAATGCTGCTAATTCTATTATAGGTTTTATTACTTTTCAGCTTTTTCAGCCATTTGAATCTCAAAATTCTGGTCTTTATTCTATTAGAAGGATTGTGGGTTTGCCCGGAGATACGGTTTATATGGAGAATTTTGTTGTCCACATAAAAACAAAGGATTCCGAGCATTTTTTAACGGAATTTGAATTGGCTCAAAAAAATTATGATATTGAAATAAAGGAATTGCCTAAAAATTGGGATTCCTCCATTCCGTTTTCAGGCTCTTATCCTAAAACCGTCCTAAAAGAAAATGAATATTTTGTATTATGTGATAATCGTATAATTACTGATGATTCCCGTCTATGGGGAGCCGTAGACGGAGACAAAAAAATATGCGGAAAAATAATTTTTAAATACTGGCCGATTAATAAATTTAAAATAGACTAA
- the smpB gene encoding SsrA-binding protein SmpB has translation MEKEPIKIIAKNQKAFFNYAVEEKIECGLVLKGTEVKSLREGRISFPDAFAEIKDDEVWVKNFHISEYIYSSVFNHDPLRPKKLLLKKDEIKRLKRKVEEKGYTLIPLEFYFKNGIVKVLLGVCKGKKTFDKRADIKERDIKRDMQREIKIRST, from the coding sequence ATGGAAAAAGAGCCTATAAAAATTATAGCAAAAAACCAAAAAGCTTTTTTTAACTATGCAGTTGAAGAAAAAATAGAATGCGGTCTTGTTTTAAAAGGCACAGAGGTAAAATCTTTAAGGGAAGGACGGATATCTTTTCCTGATGCTTTTGCCGAGATTAAGGATGATGAAGTATGGGTCAAGAATTTTCATATTTCAGAGTATATTTATTCTTCGGTTTTTAACCATGATCCATTACGCCCAAAAAAGCTTCTTTTAAAAAAGGATGAAATAAAAAGACTAAAAAGAAAAGTAGAAGAAAAAGGCTATACATTAATTCCGCTGGAATTTTATTTTAAAAACGGTATCGTTAAAGTACTCTTAGGTGTTTGTAAGGGTAAAAAGACCTTTGACAAGCGTGCAGACATAAAAGAAAGAGATATCAAGAGGGATATGCAAAGGGAAATTAAAATAAGGAGTACATAA
- a CDS encoding TP0183 family DNA metabolism protein — MKMQFFYKIPRYLLLILLMAFTTAVYANPTVGVFKIESKNITEQTTAAISNALFSFVKELRRYDIVDMRSTPVSETDAQMRFDYVFAGKIIGLENGIQLELMLKNSSDKITRRISKIYQSVNLILLDSRILVSDIFDKSVNLSEMYNFESPVSQNIQDEVLEVKNIDVLSGSWHGEEGIERIEIMRGGRAIAVLSSGISLFLQMKINDGYLIITQSGTPLPRQFQNLPDQIAKKAAEMGKTPSWKFLVSSNNKILVGEKNDIEVVYQGNTISINEVVKKVRWSKN, encoded by the coding sequence ATGAAAATGCAATTTTTTTATAAAATTCCAAGATATTTACTCTTAATTCTACTAATGGCTTTTACTACAGCCGTATATGCAAACCCTACCGTTGGAGTGTTTAAAATAGAATCCAAAAATATAACCGAGCAAACGACTGCAGCCATAAGTAATGCTCTTTTTAGTTTTGTAAAAGAATTAAGAAGATATGATATAGTGGATATGCGCTCTACCCCCGTAAGCGAGACTGATGCACAGATGAGGTTTGATTATGTTTTTGCAGGCAAAATAATAGGCTTGGAAAACGGAATACAGCTTGAACTGATGTTAAAAAATTCTTCGGATAAAATCACACGGCGTATATCAAAGATATATCAAAGTGTTAATTTGATTTTATTAGATTCCAGGATATTGGTTTCAGATATTTTCGATAAGTCGGTAAATTTATCGGAGATGTACAATTTTGAGAGCCCCGTCAGTCAAAATATTCAGGATGAAGTCTTAGAAGTTAAAAACATAGATGTTCTTTCAGGTTCTTGGCATGGAGAAGAAGGCATAGAACGCATTGAAATTATGAGGGGAGGAAGAGCTATAGCAGTTCTTTCCAGCGGAATTTCCCTTTTTTTACAAATGAAGATAAATGACGGTTATTTAATTATAACCCAATCCGGCACACCCCTTCCTAGACAATTCCAAAATTTACCTGACCAAATAGCAAAAAAGGCCGCTGAAATGGGTAAAACACCGTCATGGAAATTTTTAGTTTCCTCAAATAATAAAATTTTAGTGGGAGAAAAAAACGATATTGAGGTAGTCTATCAAGGAAATACCATATCAATAAATGAAGTAGTAAAAAAAGTACGCTGGAGTAAAAACTAA
- a CDS encoding L-threonylcarbamoyladenylate synthase, translating into MLILKKDLKSLDIAASLLKKNEVIILPTDTVYGFSGIVPFSKDKIMKIKRREAEKSFISLISEPDDIYKYTDTIIPDNIFHLWPGPLTIIVKDKQGGGTSAFRCPGDYWLRNLISKTGSPIYSTSVNYAGCPIFNDIDKIIEEFEDKVSLIVDGGNLNGLSSTIVSLTDKEPCIIRQGSLILTF; encoded by the coding sequence ATGCTTATTCTAAAAAAAGATCTTAAATCTTTAGATATAGCTGCTTCTTTGTTAAAAAAAAATGAAGTTATAATACTTCCCACAGATACTGTTTACGGTTTTTCAGGTATTGTTCCTTTTTCAAAGGATAAAATAATGAAAATCAAAAGAAGAGAGGCTGAAAAAAGCTTTATAAGTCTGATTTCCGAGCCGGATGATATTTATAAATATACGGATACTATTATACCGGATAATATATTTCATTTATGGCCCGGGCCATTAACTATAATAGTAAAGGATAAACAGGGCGGGGGAACTTCAGCTTTTAGATGCCCCGGCGATTATTGGCTTAGAAATTTAATAAGCAAAACAGGCAGCCCCATATATTCTACCAGTGTAAATTATGCCGGATGTCCTATTTTTAACGATATAGACAAAATAATTGAAGAATTTGAAGATAAGGTCTCTTTGATTGTGGATGGTGGAAATTTAAACGGATTATCATCTACTATTGTTAGCTTAACGGATAAAGAACCTTGTATAATAAGGCAAGGTAGTTTAATTTTGACCTTTTAG
- a CDS encoding septum formation initiator family protein → MKMYFKVLIPIFVSIFAYTALAVSFGPKGVYSKQFIEVQRDVLMAHVLSLKEIGDDLDSHIKNLTYDPETIAIYAHELGYIYNNEGIIKLANFNAGFGRSLKPGTILEIEKPYYLSDYICKTIAVSLGIIVIIFEMLRVKRNAYSKKRS, encoded by the coding sequence ATGAAAATGTATTTTAAAGTACTTATTCCTATTTTTGTCTCTATTTTTGCCTATACTGCTTTAGCCGTTTCTTTTGGCCCTAAGGGAGTGTATTCAAAACAATTTATAGAAGTTCAAAGAGATGTTCTTATGGCTCATGTCTTATCTCTTAAAGAAATAGGGGATGATTTGGACAGCCATATAAAAAATTTAACTTATGATCCCGAAACTATCGCCATTTATGCCCATGAATTAGGATATATATATAATAATGAGGGTATAATCAAGCTTGCGAACTTCAATGCCGGTTTTGGAAGAAGTTTAAAACCTGGGACTATCTTAGAAATTGAAAAACCTTATTATCTTTCCGACTATATTTGTAAAACAATAGCAGTTTCTCTAGGCATAATTGTTATTATTTTTGAAATGTTGAGGGTAAAAAGAAATGCTTATTCTAAAAAAAGATCTTAA